Genomic window (Sinorhizobium sojae CCBAU 05684):
TTTGCGGAATTCGCTTTCGACTCCCGCCATGGCGCCGAGTTCGGTGGTGCATACGGGCGTAAAATTCTTCGGGTGGGAGAAGAGGACCGCCCATCCGTCGCCGATCCATTCGTGGAAATTGATCGTGCCGTGCGTTGTCTCGGCTGTGAAATCGGGGGCAGTGTCGTTGATGCGCAGGGCCATGATGTGCTCCTTTCCTGTCGGAGGAATTGCGCAAGGATAGCGCAAACAGCAGAGTTTTCGAGCGCGAAACGCGTCGTCGCACTCAACAATGAGAGAGATCGTCCATCTACGCGTCAGTCAGCGGGTATGCCAGGAGCCGCGCCGCATCGCGTTGACACCCCCACGCCACTGACGCATAGAATACCGCCATTCCGAGGGGTGCGCCGGGCGGCGCTGAGACGGTGGTGAGCCGGACCCTTGAACCTGATCCGGGTCATGCCGGCGTAGGAACGGAATGGGTCGCCCGCCGGCAAGCCAGCCCACTTCTTCGTCCGCCCGGATCTCCGTGATGTCAGTCGGGGGATCGATCGATGACGCCTCTTTGCCCCAATGCACCGGTGGCGCTTACCATAGCCGGATCGGATTCGGGCGGCGGCGCCGGCATTCAGGCCGATCTGAAGACCTTCTCGGCGCTCGGGGTTTATGGGGCAAGCGTCGTTACGGCCGTCACCGCCCAGAACACAATGGGGGTTGCCGCGGTGGAGGACGTCTCGGCCGGCATGGTCGCGGCGCAGATGGAGGCGGTCTTTTCGGACCTCGACGTGAAGGCGGTGAAGATCGGCATGGTGTCGCGCCGGGAGACGATTGCCGTCATCGCCGATGGTCTGCGCCGCTTCAAAAGGCTTGCGGTCGTCGATCCGGTCATGATTGCGACGTCCGGCGACCGTCTGTTGCAATCGGATGCGATTGCCGTTCTCATCGATGAACTGCTGCCTTTGGCACTCGTCGCAACTCCCAACCTGCCTGAAGCGGCACTTCTGACAGGGCGTCCCATCGCCGAGAACGAAGCGGAGATGGCGCGCCAGGCCGAAGCGCTCATGAAGACCGGGGCCCGTTCCGTGCTGGTCAAAGGTGGACACCTGGCGGGTGGCGAGGCCACGGACTTTTTCTTCGACGGCCAAAAGCTGCTGCGTCTCCCGGCGGCGCGCATTGAGACGCATAACGATCATGGTACCGGCTGCACGCTTTCGGCCGCGATCGCCGCAGGCCTGGCATCGGGACAACCGCTCGCCGAAGCGGTCCGCGCAGCCAAGCACTATCTGCATGGCGCGATTTCCGCCGCCCATGGCCTGAAGATAGGGCATGGGCGGGGACCCGTGCATCATTTCCATCACTGGTGGAACTCTTGACGCTGGCATTTGCCCAAAAATCGAAGCCGATTTTCGGAATGCTCATGCGCAGATTCAAAGAGATACGGCGACCTTTGCGTGTGTGAAAAGACGCGCGGCGCTGTAATTGGAGGAATTGGCGGCCCCATGCCCTGCTATTGCCACGGTTGAGCTGGAAAAGGCTATCCTCTATGGTTAACGAAAGACAGCGGGGTCTGGCGATATGCACTTTCTTGCTCGTCGACTGGAGGCTTTCAATCGTGACGAACTGCCGGACTGGCGGCAGTCGCCCAGCCTATTGCGGCATGCGCTTCTATTCGTGCCCCGGCTTATCGAGTATTGCCTGTTTTACCTTGTGGCGTTCGGCGCCCTGGTGGCGGCGATCGTCTTCATGGTTGCGGCCTGGATCGTCGGCCTCGACCGCAAATCCAACCAATTGTGATCACGTGGTGCCCGCCGACCTGAGATCCCGCACGGCAAAGTCCGGGCCTGGACCTGTGTCGGCTGCGTGAGCACCCGGAGGCAAATCTGACTCAATCGCTTGAAGCGAAGAGAGGCGGCGATGTCGCCGCCATTATGCATCCTGCTTCCCTCGGAACAGACTTGAAGCCAAGGCTGCAGAAGGATGCCTGATTCAGGCGGCCGTGTAGCGCACCTCGGGTACATCCTGTTCGATATAGTATTTTCCGTAACGATGCCGGTATTTCTCTGCACCGTCGAAGTCGCTGTACTTCTGCAGTTCCTTCATATCGGTCTTATTGAGAATGACGCCGAGAACCTTGGCATCGATCTGCGGCTCGGAATTGAGGAGATCGCGCACGAGCCGGGTCGGTGTGCTGCCCCATTCGACGACGAAGAGAACGCCGTCGGCGAGCGGCGCGAAGGCCTTTGCGTCGACGACAGGGGCGAGTGCTGCGAGGTCGACCACGACATAGTCGAAGGAGTTGCGGGCGTTCTCGATCAGTCCGGCCATGGCTGGCGATGCCAGCAACTCATTACTCTGATGCCGCTTCTCATACGATTTGCCGCCGCCTGCGGGCAGGATTGCGAGTTTGGAGCGCTGATCCACTTTGATACCTGCGGGCCAAGTGGCCTCTCCAGTCAGCACCTCGACCAGCCCGCTGCGCGGCGGAGGCGTGATCAACTCGGCCAGGCCGGGTTTGCGGATATCGGCGTCGATCAGCAAGGTTCTCTTGCCGCTGGCCGCGAGAAGCGCTGCGAAATTTGCCGCGACGACCGATTTGCCCTCGTCAGGCAACGCGGAAGCGATTGCGATCACACGGCTCTCGTTTCCTGGCAACATATGGTCGCAGGCGAGCTTCGCATTCCGGAAGGTTTCGGCGAATGCCGAGCGCGGCGCGTCGACGACGAGGCGCGAGAGGCGTTGGAACGGCACCGAGGCCGCTTCGGAATCATGCGGATATCGGTCGGACCCGAAGCGGGCCCGCACGAGTTCCGCGGTCTTTTTGGGCCGGGATCCGACCAGGGGCAGGTAGCCGAGCGATCGGTGGCCGAGGGCCGAGCGTATGTCGCCTTCCAGGCGGAACGTCCGTTCGCGGAATTCGAGAAACGCCGCATAGGCGCCGCCGACCAGAAGCCCGAGTACGGCCGAAAGCGCAAGTGTCATCGTCTTCTTCGGGCTAGAGGGCGCAACCGGAACACCGGCTTCGGAAATGACGCGTGCTTTGGCGATCGGGAAGGAGCGCTGCTGCGCCGCCTGCTCGTAGCGCCCAAGGTAGGATTCATAAAGCGACCTCAGCGCCGCAGCCTTCTGTTCCAGGGCACGCAATTGCACCAGGGATTGGCTGGCGTCGGAATTCTTGCCGGCAATACCTTCGATGCTCTCGCGCAGCGATGCCTCGCGCGAGCGGGCGACTTCATATTCGTTCCGATAGCTGGCTGTCAGCTGCTGCAGTTCCTGGTATATTTGCCGGGCGATGTCCTCGCGCTCCCCGCGCAGGGAGACGGCCTGGGGATGGTCCTCCCCGAAATTCTCCGAGACTTCGCGTTCGCGCTTGCCAATGGTGAGGTACCGGGTGCGGAGCTCCCTTATCACGGAATTGTCGCCCTCCTTGGAGGAGACAGTGGCGTTCTTGACCGCGCCCTCCGGTCCCTGGTCGACTATCGATTTGTACTGATTATAGCGTGCTGAGGCGCTCGCCGAGTCCGCCTGTGCGACGATAAGCTGGCTGTTGAGATCCGCGAGCTGTTGCTCGGACATCAGCTCGCCACGGGCAGCCGTCAGCCCCTTTTCGCTGCGGAAACGTTCGACCTCGAGGGCCGCCGCCTGCGAACGCTGTCTCAGATCCTCGAGCCGCTCCTGCAGCCAGACCGAGGCCCGCTCCGTCGCTTCGAAATTGGCGTTCAACTGATCCGTGAGATAGGCGTCCGCATAGGCCCTGGTCACCGTCGCCGCCAGCCGTGGATCGCTGGAGCGATAAGCAAGGGCCACCACCGAGCTTCGTGACACGCGCTCGACATTCAGACCCTGCTGGAGGAGGGCGGCCGCCTTCAGCCGACGTCCGTTGCGCGCTGCTTCTTCCGATATAGCCGGTTCGCTCGAAAAGACCTGGGTTGCCGATTTCACCCATCCCTTGATGATTGCGACGAGCGAGCGCGGGGGATTGAGGATCGTTTCGTTCTCCGAAAGCTTCAGTGCGTCCACTACGCGTAGCGCCAGTTCGCCGGATTTCAGGATTTCGACGGCGCTCGCTATCTGATTGTCGAGCAACTGGCTGTTCGTGGGCGTTCTCTCCTCCTCAGCATATTTCGACAGGTTGTCGTCCAGGAGGATGCTCGTCATCGAAGTGTAGAGCGGAGTCGTAAACAGGAGATAGGCAACCCCGAGGACGACGAAAAGCACCACGAAGGCGGCCACCAACCGCGCCCGGCGAACGACGGCGGCAAAAAGCCGATCGAGATCGATAAAGCCCTCGGGCTGATCGTCGCGGGGTATGATGCTCAATGGGACACTTCTCTGTTTCATCGGGGCCGCTCTGTTCATATTCTTCTCCGGTCCTCATCCGGTGGCCGTGACCGGCCACCGAAACGTTCCTTATGCCGCGCGGGTGCGGCTTTCGTGAGACAAGACGATTTCGCGAACAGATTGGAACACGATATCTCCGATATCCGCCCGGGCAAGAGCAAAGGCGACGTTGGCTTCGATGAAGCCGTGCTTGGAACCGCAATCAAAGGTGCGGCCATCATAGGGATGGGCGTGGAAGGCTTGCTCGGCCGAAAGCTTGAGCATGCCATCCGTCAACTGGATCTCGTTGCCGGCGCCGCGCGGCTGGTGCGCGAGGATAGAGAAGATCTCCGGCTGCAGGATGTAGCGACCGTTGAGATAGTAGTTGGAGGGAGCCTTGCCGGGCGCCGGCTTCTCGACCATTTCGGTCACGGCGAAACCGTGCCGCACAGCGTCACCCTTGCCGACGATGCCGTATTTCGAGGCATCCTCGGGCGTGCATTGCTCCACGCCGACGACATTGCCGCCGACTTCGCGGTACAGATCCATGAGCCCGGCCATGCAACCGCGCTGGCCGAAGGAAAGCATATCCGGCAGCAACAGCGCAAACGGCTCGTCGCCGATGAGATCGCGGGCACACCAGACCGCATGGCCAAGGCCGAGAGGCGCCTGCTGCCGGGTGAAGCTGACAGATCCTGCCTTCGGCAGCATGGCCTCCAACTCCGAGATCTGCGCGTCCTTGCCGGAACGCGAGAGCGACGAAGTAAGCTCCGGAGCGTCGTCGAAATGATCCTCGATCGCCTGTTTGTTGCGGCTCGTAACGAAGACAACGTGCTCGATGCCGGCCTGGCGTGCTTCATCGACGGCATATTGGACAACGGGCCGATCGACAATGGTCAACATTTCCTTCGGCACGGCCTTTGTGGCGGGAAGGAATCTCGTTCCGTGCCCGGCCACGGGGATCACTGCTTTCCTGACGGTCCTGATACGGTCCATGGTATCATCCTTTGCTGGTATGGGGGTGTTTGCTCAAGGGGGATCGTTCAGCCGCCGCTGTCATGGCGGCGGAGTGCTTCGGCCGCGCCGTCAGGCGGCGCAACCGGGCAGCGATCGGCATGCGGAGATGCCGAAGCGCAAACGGGTCGGCGAGCGCGGTCCTCAGCGCACCGGCCAATGATTTCTTCTTCAACTGATCGACGAGGACGAGAAACGAACGCGCCTGGCGGAATCCTCGTTTCCGCTTGCTCTGCATCCTTTGGGAGAGGGGATCGAGCGCATAGCGGCTGAGGAAGGTTTCGTCGGCGGCCAACATCGCATCGATATGCTCGATCTTCAACACGCGCGAGATCGAACCTTCTCGGATCTGATAGGCATATCCGGCGGAGGGCTCGACGGCGCAGCGCCCGCCGCAGGCGAGCGCGGAGGCAAGCAGGATATAGTCTTCGCCGATGCGCAACGCCTCGTCGAAGCGGAGGCCATGCGTCTCGAGAAACCGACGCTCGAATACCGGCTTCATATAGCCGAAATTGTGTTCCGAGCGGAAAATCACATTCGACTCGATGAAGGCGGGAAGCGTGAGTTCCCCGAGTTCTGCAAGCGCGGCTTCCGGGAACATTCTGAGGCTCCCCCCGTCGACGGAGACGACATCGAGGTTGTCGACCACGATCTGCGCCTCTGCAGCCTCGGCGCGGTCGATCATCCGCCTCAACCGCTGTGGCAGCACCGTATCGTCGGAATCGAGAATGGCGATCCATCGGCCACGCGCGGCGGCCAGACCGGCGTTGCGCGCTCCGCCTGGTCCGCGGTTACGCTCAAGGGCGATCAGCCGCAGCCGAGGGTCCTCAATCGCTGCGACGACGGCAGCGGTCGCGTCTGACGAGCGATCGTCGACGACGACCACCTCGACGGAGACGCCTTCCTGGGCAAGAGCGCTGTCGATGGCGCGCCTGATCGTGTCGGCGGCGTTGAAGGCGGCGACGACGAAGGTCACGTCCGGGCTGCAGTCGAGGCTCGCGTCGTTCATCCCGACGGCGCCTCCCGAACCCCATACTGCTCGATGGCGTCATGCCCAAGGAGGCCGCTCACGACGCCAGCATGCAGAAGACCACGCAGGGCGTAGCGATAGCGCTGAACCGGTGCTGGAAAGGTGACGGCAGCCGCGAGCGTGCAATAGCTGAACTTCGCGACTGCAAGCGCCAGATTGCGAAATAGCCGGAGGCCATGGGCCTTTTCGGCGAGCAGTCGGCCATGCGTCTGCCCGGAGCGGAAGCGCCGTTTCGCCAGCCAGGCGAGCGAGGCTCGAGCTTCGGGAACCGGCTCGTGGACCCAAGCCTCCGGTGCGAAGGCTATCCTTCCGCCAGACCGGTGCATGCCGGTGAAGAAATCCGTGTCTTCGCCACCGCTTCTGCCGAGCGCAAGTTTGAAGCGACGGCCATCGAGCGCGGGTGCCTTGAGCTTGAGCAGGGTGTTGCATGTGTAGCCGGTGCGGATATCTCCCCCGATCCAGACCGGCAGCGTCGAATGGAAATCGCCGCGGCGCATCCAACTCGGCGCCGATTGGCCATAATGCGCTCTCACGGGACCGAGAACGGCATCGGCGCCGGTGGAGCGCGCGGTCTCCAGGAGCTTCGTCAGCCACTCTGGCGAAGCGGTCTCGTCGTCGTCGATGAAGGCAAGGAAATCGGCGGTGCTGTTGTCGAGACAGGCGTTGCGGGCGATCGAGATGTTCGACGCAGGACAGTGGACGTAGGCGACCTCGAAGGGTAGGCCCGGCCTAAGCGCTTCGACAAGAGCGCTTGCGCTCGGCGTCACGTCGTTGTCGGCGACGATGATGCGCACCAGCGCGTCGGCTGGATGCGCCGTCGAGGCCAGCGAGCGAAGCGTTTCCGCGAGTTCGGGCCGGCGGAATGTGCAGATGCCGATGTCGATCCGGAGTTTCTCGCTCATCGTGCCTCCCGGTGCCGGAAAGAGAGGAGCTCCCGCCAGAAGCCGGTAGACCAGGCAAGATGCATGACCATCGCCGAAACCGCCGCGAGCGGCCCGTAGGGATTTCGTTGTCCAAGCGCAATCCACACGCCATAGCCGAGACATCCGGCCGCCCAAATGCCCAAGGGAATGATCGCTGCCCAGTTGATGATGGCGAGAAACGCGCCGAAGGCGACGGGCGCCACCGCCATCGGCAACATTTGCCGCAATCCCGGCATGGCCCGGTGTTTCAGGAAATTCTTCGCGCGGCCGCGGCCATAGCCGAAATACTGGCGGAAGAGCGGCCCGATCCTGGTGCGTGGATAGTAGACCATGTTCGTCTTGTCGGTCATCCAGATGCGATGGCCGGCCTCTCGCAAGCGATAGTCGAATTCCGCATCCTCGTTGTGGCTGAAGCTTTCGTCATAGCCGCCGATCGCCCGGAAGGCATCGATGCGCATCAGCGCGTGGTGCCCGTGCTCAACCCAGTGGCCGGCCGCGCCGGTCCGGTGCTGCGAGCCACCGTTGCCGAGCCTGGAATTCTGGGCGACAGCCGTGGCCTTCTGGAAGATGCTGTGACCGACAGTCTCCATGGTGACAACGACCGAGTCCGCCTCCATGGTGATCGCTTCTTCCACGAGGCGCAGGCAATAGTCATCCGGATAGGTGCCATGCGCATCGATGCGGATCAGAAAATCGAAGCCGGAGCCGAACTCGGCGACTGCAAGGTTGACCGCGGCGCTCTGGATACGTTGCGGATTGTCCAGGAAGAGCACACGCGAATCCTGGGTGGCGAGGTCGCTGGCGATCTCGCGCGTGCCGTCGGTACTGCCGCCGTCGGCAATCACGATCCTCGCATTCAGGGGATCGAGCGAAGGACGAAGCGTATCGACGAGAGCCTCTATATGCATGGCTTCGTTGAGGCATGGGATGACGATGAGGCTTGATGTCGAATGGGCCGGGGTCATGGCATTCCACCTTCAGTGTGTCGGGGTGCCGTCATCGCCGGGACCGGTGCGAAGGTATGCGGCTCGCGCGTGAGCGCCGCCAACCGCTGCACCAGCGCCTCGCAATCGGCGCGGTCGAAAACCCATGTTGTTGCGGGGCACTGGCCGATACGCGCCGAGGCATCGGCAAAGCGTTCCGTCGTCATTTCGCCGATGACGGCGGCAAGCCCGTCGGCGCTGGCTTCCTCGAGCACCAGACCGATGTTGCGTACCGAAAGGAACCGGGCGGTTTCGGTCCCACGGATCGCGATCGGGACTCGGCCGTAGCGGCAACCCTCATAGAGACGGTTCGGCAGAAGCCAGGCGGAGTTCTGGCCCTCCTCGAAGAAATCGATGGCCCAGGTGAAATGCACGCCGCAATAGATTGCGGGGAGGTCCTCCGGATTGCGGTAGGCGCCGCCGAAGCGCATGAACGGCTGATGGTGCACAAAGCCTTCGAAATCGTCGAACTCGGCATGGGCGGGCCGGCCCCGCAGGACGATTTCGAAGCGGCCCTCCATCTTTTTGGAAAATTCGGCAAGAAGTGCGAGCGATTTGCTGCAACGCAACGCGCCGAACCACCCGATCTTCCATGGCGTGCCGGGCGCTGGATAGGACGCAGTCACCGGCGCGGCATCTTGCGCTCCCCCAATTTCGAGCACTTTGTTCTCGATGAGCATCGGCGCTGCTTCGAGGTGCGACAGAGGGCGGAAATAGTGTTCAAGGAATGCTGGCGAACTGGTGATCAGCAGGCGCGCATCACGACCAAGACTGCCCTCGGCAGCGCGCAAGGCGCGCCCGATCATGTCGTCGCGCAGCATGAGCCGGTGGATATCGAGGCATTCGTAGACGATCGGAACCTCGCCGCCGAAGAGTGCAACGGCCCGTCTTGCGACGGCGAGCATTTCAAGATTGCGGGCGATGATCACGTCGGGCTTGCGAAGGTGCCGAAGCTTGCGCTTGAGCGAAAGGCACGCCCCGGCCACGGCGCCCATCCGTTGCAGGAAGCGACCGTCGGCGGTCTTCCCGAGCGCAATCGGCACGACACCCTCGATTGCCGCAAGCGGATTGTCGCTACGGCGGAAACCCGCGAGCGTCACGCTGGCCCCGCCGCTGGCGAGCGCAAGGATCCTGCGCCGCACGGCAGGGTCGGCAAGATCCTGTGCCAAATAAAGTATCTGCAGCATGAAAACGTCCGTTTTCCTGCCCAGCCCGAGGGCGAGCTTAGTTCAAATTCTTGTGCGCTGCAACATAATGTTGCAGCTGCTCATCAATCACTGGTTTACTCAGTTACTGGTCAGTCCAGCCTGCAGGCAACCGATTCGGCGAATTGGCACTCGTCGCCGGCGGCCGTGAAGGCGACGCGGTCGATCTCAAGTTTCGTCGGCTCCTTATAGGCAAACGTGCCCATCCAATCGCTCAGCGTGTCGGTGCCCCAAAGGCTGAAAAAGATCTTCTGGGCGTTCACCGGAATCTTGGCAGGGTCGTTCACCTCGTGCACCATTTCGCCATTGACGTAATAACGGAGCCGATCCTTCTCCCAGACGAAGGCGTAGTCGTTGAAACCTTGGTTGGCGCCGCCCGGCACATCTGCAAGGAACTCGTTGCCGCCCTTGGCCGACACATATTGATTCACCTGCACCTTTGCCGTGTTCTTGCCGAGCACCTCGAAATCGATTTCGTCATGCGGCTTCTTGTCGGTGGGGCCGATATAGGTGAAGAAGGCTGAATTCAGTCCTGACCCGTCTGCCGCCTTGATCCTGGCTTCATAGGTGCCGTAGCCGTAACGTTTGCGCGTCTGGATCTCGCCGCAGGCGAAATTGCGGTCCCCCTCCTTGCGCTCTTCGAAGGTCAGTTGCAGCACTCCATCCACCACCTTCGCCTGCTTCTTCGACCAGGTACAATTCTGATGCGGGCCGTTGTTCCAACCATCCGAGACAAACCAGAGCTTACGGTTGAGCTGATCGAAGTCGTCCAAGAAGGACGCGCCGTTCGCGCCCTCCTGGGCCACTGCAATATGTCCGATGCCAGCAAGAGAGAATGTCGCGGCGAGAGCCAGGTAATAGAGACGCCGGTGACGGTTGATGTTCATGTCGCGCTACCTTTTCTGCGGCGAACGGACCCTCGGCGCGTGTCAGCGCGATCGCCGTTCGGTTGCCACTTCGAATGGAAAGTCGCCGGGAAGGACTCCCCGGGCGGAGGCTCGGCTGCGGGTTGTGCGACTCGCCGCGAAGAACATCGCTTCGATCCACGATTCAGTCACTCCCCCATTGGGCAGTGCCGCAGCGGCGGCCGTTTCAACAGAGCAGACTTGAGCCCGCAGCTCGTAAGCTAGGGCACTTGCGAAGAAAAAATATGGCATCGCAGCGGAAAAGTGGTGTGAGCCCTTCGCGCATGGCACCGGGGCGGCGCGCCTGGCGTGATGTCGCGGGGGCACTCCTGAACTCTCCAGCCCTGGCAAATCCCCTGTATCGTCGCGTGTTGCGGTAGTTGTTGCTGCCCATACTTTGAGCGAATTGGTTCGTCAGAACGGGACGCTCTGTCGTCGCCCGGATGCTGGCGATCATGTCCAGCTTGAAACTTCTTTCCGGGACAGGGGCGGTGGAATGCGGCAATGTTTGGGCGGGGTTCAAGGCCGGTTGATTCGCGTGCGAGCGAGGCGGCCTGCGATCCCAGCGGGAACGAGGAGGCAATTGCGATGATGCCACCCTATGGCTGCAAAGGCTCTCGCAATTGCCCCTAAAATGGTACTGGAAAGTCCGCGGAGGAACGCCCATATTGCTTGCATACTTTAATGGTTTCATTACGAAAGCGGGCCCGCCGTCGAACGGCGGGCCAATTTCTTGCGAGCAATCCCACCTTCTTAGGCGTTGCATGATTCGCGTCCTTCCTGTGGTTTGCCTTCCTCGAAGCGGAGAGGGGTAAAGACGTGCCGCAGCTTCATTCACACGCCTCAAGAGGCACGACGCCGCTGACGGGCCGGCTCCATTCACCGCTCTGTGGTCACGGCGCGTCCGCGATTCTCGACGTCCGCTCCGGTGATTCGCTCGACGTGCCCGCCTGGGGGCTGTCCGCGCCATATGCCGATGCCGGCTGACCGGGCCATGGCTTGTGCCGCGGAATAGAGGCCTTGGCTGTAGTTTTCCCGCTCTACCGCATTACCACTCTCGACCAGCCAGCGATTGACATCCTCGCCGTCCGCGCGAATGCAGGTCGCAACGAAGCGGCCGTAGCGGTCACGCATCACGATCTCGCAGCGTGTCGGACGCGAGGCGGAAAGAAAGATGTTCAAGGCGCGCGCGGATACCTTTCCGCACTGGTAATCGCCTCCCGTTTCGTCAAGGCAGACTTGCCAGCCTTCCGGCGCGTCGACGCCGCTCAGTTGTATGCGCTCGCCGGCGATTTCGATCGTATCGCCGTCGACAACGCTGGCGTCGCCAACGATCGGTTCCGACGCATGAGCGCTGCCTGTCGCAACCAACAGCGCCAACGCGACCGTCGTCCTCGGCGGTACGGAGCAAGACGAAAGGCGGCCGCGTGGCGGCGCTGATGTCTGCGGGAGGGAGCGGGGCTTGTCGCCGAAGATCTTTGCAGCCATCCCTATGCGGATCATGCCCCATCCTCTCGAGTCGTTGCGGACCGCGAGGAGCGTAATCCATGGCGGCGGCGCGGCGCATCCCCTAAAACTTAGGGTTTATGCTGCACTGCACATCTCGGGGTCTGGCGAGGTGAGTTCGAA
Coding sequences:
- the thiD gene encoding bifunctional hydroxymethylpyrimidine kinase/phosphomethylpyrimidine kinase, with product MTPLCPNAPVALTIAGSDSGGGAGIQADLKTFSALGVYGASVVTAVTAQNTMGVAAVEDVSAGMVAAQMEAVFSDLDVKAVKIGMVSRRETIAVIADGLRRFKRLAVVDPVMIATSGDRLLQSDAIAVLIDELLPLALVATPNLPEAALLTGRPIAENEAEMARQAEALMKTGARSVLVKGGHLAGGEATDFFFDGQKLLRLPAARIETHNDHGTGCTLSAAIAAGLASGQPLAEAVRAAKHYLHGAISAAHGLKIGHGRGPVHHFHHWWNS
- a CDS encoding polysaccharide biosynthesis tyrosine autokinase; the protein is MNRAAPMKQRSVPLSIIPRDDQPEGFIDLDRLFAAVVRRARLVAAFVVLFVVLGVAYLLFTTPLYTSMTSILLDDNLSKYAEEERTPTNSQLLDNQIASAVEILKSGELALRVVDALKLSENETILNPPRSLVAIIKGWVKSATQVFSSEPAISEEAARNGRRLKAAALLQQGLNVERVSRSSVVALAYRSSDPRLAATVTRAYADAYLTDQLNANFEATERASVWLQERLEDLRQRSQAAALEVERFRSEKGLTAARGELMSEQQLADLNSQLIVAQADSASASARYNQYKSIVDQGPEGAVKNATVSSKEGDNSVIRELRTRYLTIGKREREVSENFGEDHPQAVSLRGEREDIARQIYQELQQLTASYRNEYEVARSREASLRESIEGIAGKNSDASQSLVQLRALEQKAAALRSLYESYLGRYEQAAQQRSFPIAKARVISEAGVPVAPSSPKKTMTLALSAVLGLLVGGAYAAFLEFRERTFRLEGDIRSALGHRSLGYLPLVGSRPKKTAELVRARFGSDRYPHDSEAASVPFQRLSRLVVDAPRSAFAETFRNAKLACDHMLPGNESRVIAIASALPDEGKSVVAANFAALLAASGKRTLLIDADIRKPGLAELITPPPRSGLVEVLTGEATWPAGIKVDQRSKLAILPAGGGKSYEKRHQSNELLASPAMAGLIENARNSFDYVVVDLAALAPVVDAKAFAPLADGVLFVVEWGSTPTRLVRDLLNSEPQIDAKVLGVILNKTDMKELQKYSDFDGAEKYRHRYGKYYIEQDVPEVRYTAA
- a CDS encoding UTP--glucose-1-phosphate uridylyltransferase — its product is MDRIRTVRKAVIPVAGHGTRFLPATKAVPKEMLTIVDRPVVQYAVDEARQAGIEHVVFVTSRNKQAIEDHFDDAPELTSSLSRSGKDAQISELEAMLPKAGSVSFTRQQAPLGLGHAVWCARDLIGDEPFALLLPDMLSFGQRGCMAGLMDLYREVGGNVVGVEQCTPEDASKYGIVGKGDAVRHGFAVTEMVEKPAPGKAPSNYYLNGRYILQPEIFSILAHQPRGAGNEIQLTDGMLKLSAEQAFHAHPYDGRTFDCGSKHGFIEANVAFALARADIGDIVFQSVREIVLSHESRTRAA
- a CDS encoding glycosyltransferase family 2 protein gives rise to the protein MNDASLDCSPDVTFVVAAFNAADTIRRAIDSALAQEGVSVEVVVVDDRSSDATAAVVAAIEDPRLRLIALERNRGPGGARNAGLAAARGRWIAILDSDDTVLPQRLRRMIDRAEAAEAQIVVDNLDVVSVDGGSLRMFPEAALAELGELTLPAFIESNVIFRSEHNFGYMKPVFERRFLETHGLRFDEALRIGEDYILLASALACGGRCAVEPSAGYAYQIREGSISRVLKIEHIDAMLAADETFLSRYALDPLSQRMQSKRKRGFRQARSFLVLVDQLKKKSLAGALRTALADPFALRHLRMPIAARLRRLTARPKHSAAMTAAAERSPLSKHPHTSKG
- a CDS encoding glycosyltransferase, which produces MSEKLRIDIGICTFRRPELAETLRSLASTAHPADALVRIIVADNDVTPSASALVEALRPGLPFEVAYVHCPASNISIARNACLDNSTADFLAFIDDDETASPEWLTKLLETARSTGADAVLGPVRAHYGQSAPSWMRRGDFHSTLPVWIGGDIRTGYTCNTLLKLKAPALDGRRFKLALGRSGGEDTDFFTGMHRSGGRIAFAPEAWVHEPVPEARASLAWLAKRRFRSGQTHGRLLAEKAHGLRLFRNLALAVAKFSYCTLAAAVTFPAPVQRYRYALRGLLHAGVVSGLLGHDAIEQYGVREAPSG
- a CDS encoding glycosyltransferase family 2 protein, coding for MTPAHSTSSLIVIPCLNEAMHIEALVDTLRPSLDPLNARIVIADGGSTDGTREIASDLATQDSRVLFLDNPQRIQSAAVNLAVAEFGSGFDFLIRIDAHGTYPDDYCLRLVEEAITMEADSVVVTMETVGHSIFQKATAVAQNSRLGNGGSQHRTGAAGHWVEHGHHALMRIDAFRAIGGYDESFSHNEDAEFDYRLREAGHRIWMTDKTNMVYYPRTRIGPLFRQYFGYGRGRAKNFLKHRAMPGLRQMLPMAVAPVAFGAFLAIINWAAIIPLGIWAAGCLGYGVWIALGQRNPYGPLAAVSAMVMHLAWSTGFWRELLSFRHREAR
- a CDS encoding glycosyl transferase family 1 → MLQILYLAQDLADPAVRRRILALASGGASVTLAGFRRSDNPLAAIEGVVPIALGKTADGRFLQRMGAVAGACLSLKRKLRHLRKPDVIIARNLEMLAVARRAVALFGGEVPIVYECLDIHRLMLRDDMIGRALRAAEGSLGRDARLLITSSPAFLEHYFRPLSHLEAAPMLIENKVLEIGGAQDAAPVTASYPAPGTPWKIGWFGALRCSKSLALLAEFSKKMEGRFEIVLRGRPAHAEFDDFEGFVHHQPFMRFGGAYRNPEDLPAIYCGVHFTWAIDFFEEGQNSAWLLPNRLYEGCRYGRVPIAIRGTETARFLSVRNIGLVLEEASADGLAAVIGEMTTERFADASARIGQCPATTWVFDRADCEALVQRLAALTREPHTFAPVPAMTAPRHTEGGMP
- a CDS encoding glycoside hydrolase family 16 protein, translating into MNINRHRRLYYLALAATFSLAGIGHIAVAQEGANGASFLDDFDQLNRKLWFVSDGWNNGPHQNCTWSKKQAKVVDGVLQLTFEERKEGDRNFACGEIQTRKRYGYGTYEARIKAADGSGLNSAFFTYIGPTDKKPHDEIDFEVLGKNTAKVQVNQYVSAKGGNEFLADVPGGANQGFNDYAFVWEKDRLRYYVNGEMVHEVNDPAKIPVNAQKIFFSLWGTDTLSDWMGTFAYKEPTKLEIDRVAFTAAGDECQFAESVACRLD
- a CDS encoding thermonuclease family protein, which translates into the protein MALLVATGSAHASEPIVGDASVVDGDTIEIAGERIQLSGVDAPEGWQVCLDETGGDYQCGKVSARALNIFLSASRPTRCEIVMRDRYGRFVATCIRADGEDVNRWLVESGNAVERENYSQGLYSAAQAMARSAGIGIWRGQPPGGHVERITGADVENRGRAVTTER